A portion of the Bacillus thuringiensis genome contains these proteins:
- the mbcS gene encoding acyl-CoA synthetase MbcS translates to MKREELLAPPSYNLVSEIEKYTDDKEKLALIWQDDKGNRREVTYFELMQGANKIGNAFIKSGLQKGDKLLIMMPRLIEAYMTYIAAIKAGFVVIPSSEMLRKKDIEYRIGHGEVKAIVSYEPYIGQFDDIEAMESLQKFVLSEQSVDGWINLKTALETESDMLEMAKTDKEDMVFLSYTSGTTGNPKGVVHTHAWAYAHLRTSAPNWLGIEENDVVWATASPGWQKWIWSPFLATLGSGATGFVYNGKFEPKTYLNLLDDNKVNVLCCTPTEYRLMAKVEDLSEYNLEALHSAVSAGEPLNREVIGTFQKHFDITVRDGYGQTENTLLVGVMKGMDIRPGSMGKPTPGNHVDIVNEEGIPVKVGEVGDIAVHIETPALFKQYYKDDERTAMQFRGDYYITGDKAKKDEDGYFWFEGRGDDIIISSGYTIGPFEVEDALVKHPYVRECAVVASPDEIRGSVVKAFIVLRENIEKNEETLIPTLQQHVKELTAPYKYPRKIEFVDELPKTISGKIRRIELRKQEMEIPSK, encoded by the coding sequence ATGAAGAGAGAGGAATTGTTGGCACCACCATCTTATAATTTAGTTTCAGAAATAGAGAAATATACAGACGATAAAGAGAAGCTTGCTTTAATTTGGCAAGATGATAAAGGGAATAGACGAGAAGTTACATATTTTGAATTAATGCAAGGTGCAAATAAAATTGGAAACGCTTTTATAAAAAGTGGCTTACAAAAAGGGGACAAGCTCCTTATTATGATGCCGCGCTTAATTGAAGCGTACATGACGTATATCGCTGCGATTAAAGCGGGATTTGTCGTAATTCCAAGTTCGGAAATGTTGCGTAAAAAAGATATCGAATATCGAATTGGACATGGCGAAGTAAAAGCGATAGTAAGCTATGAGCCGTACATTGGACAGTTTGATGATATAGAAGCAATGGAATCTCTTCAAAAATTCGTCCTGAGCGAGCAGTCAGTAGACGGATGGATCAATTTAAAGACAGCATTAGAAACAGAAAGTGACATGTTAGAAATGGCGAAAACAGATAAAGAAGATATGGTCTTTTTATCTTACACGTCAGGGACGACAGGAAACCCGAAAGGTGTCGTTCATACGCACGCGTGGGCATACGCTCATTTACGTACAAGCGCCCCAAATTGGCTCGGAATTGAAGAGAATGATGTTGTATGGGCAACGGCTAGCCCAGGGTGGCAAAAGTGGATTTGGAGCCCGTTTTTAGCAACTCTCGGTTCAGGGGCAACAGGATTTGTATACAACGGTAAGTTTGAACCGAAAACGTATTTAAATTTATTAGACGATAATAAGGTGAATGTGCTTTGTTGTACACCGACTGAGTATAGATTAATGGCAAAGGTAGAAGATTTAAGCGAGTACAATTTAGAGGCGTTACATAGCGCTGTATCCGCAGGTGAGCCGTTAAATAGAGAAGTCATTGGAACATTCCAAAAGCACTTTGATATTACAGTAAGAGACGGCTATGGGCAAACGGAAAATACACTACTTGTTGGTGTAATGAAAGGGATGGATATTAGACCAGGATCAATGGGGAAACCAACGCCAGGTAACCATGTCGATATCGTAAATGAGGAAGGTATTCCAGTTAAAGTAGGCGAAGTTGGTGATATTGCAGTTCACATTGAAACGCCGGCCCTCTTTAAACAATATTATAAAGACGATGAGCGTACAGCGATGCAATTCCGCGGTGACTATTATATTACAGGTGATAAAGCGAAGAAAGATGAAGACGGCTACTTTTGGTTTGAAGGACGTGGTGATGATATCATTATTAGCTCTGGTTATACAATCGGGCCGTTTGAAGTAGAGGATGCGCTTGTAAAACATCCTTATGTAAGAGAATGTGCGGTTGTCGCAAGTCCTGATGAAATTCGCGGAAGTGTCGTGAAGGCATTTATCGTATTAAGAGAGAATATAGAAAAGAACGAAGAAACTTTAATTCCAACACTCCAACAACACGTCAAAGAACTCACTGCACCATATAAATACCCTCGCAAAATTGAATTTGTAGATGAACTACCAAAAACGATTTCTGGAAAAATTCGCCGTATTGAACTTAGAAAACAAGAGATGGAGATTCCGTCAAAATAA
- a CDS encoding VOC family protein — translation MILGINPYLVLDGSGQEAVQFYKEALDAKVEVMQTFGDMPENPEYPIPAEAKERVLHATLKVGNTDLMISDTFPGQGHAIGSQVTIAIQISNAEKAKEVFDKLQEGGEVIMPLQETFWSPAYGQVKDKFNIEWQVTTSTTEQK, via the coding sequence ATGATTTTAGGTATTAATCCGTACTTAGTTTTAGATGGTAGTGGGCAAGAAGCTGTACAGTTTTATAAAGAGGCTTTAGATGCAAAAGTAGAAGTCATGCAAACTTTTGGTGACATGCCTGAAAATCCAGAATACCCGATTCCAGCTGAAGCGAAAGAGCGCGTTTTACACGCTACTTTAAAAGTTGGTAATACGGATCTTATGATTTCTGATACATTCCCAGGTCAAGGGCATGCAATCGGATCTCAAGTAACAATCGCAATTCAAATTAGTAATGCAGAAAAAGCAAAAGAAGTATTCGATAAGTTACAAGAAGGTGGAGAGGTTATCATGCCACTTCAAGAAACATTCTGGAGCCCAGCATACGGACAAGTAAAAGATAAATTTAATATTGAATGGCAAGTTACAACGTCTACTACTGAACAAAAGTAA